In Phaseolus vulgaris cultivar G19833 chromosome 10, P. vulgaris v2.0, whole genome shotgun sequence, a single genomic region encodes these proteins:
- the LOC137818211 gene encoding DEAD-box ATP-dependent RNA helicase 15 isoform X2, giving the protein MDVICQAKSGMGKTAVFVLSTLQQVDPVPGQVAALVLCHTRELAYQICHEFERFSTYLSDIKAAVFYGGVNIKVHKELLKNECPHIVVGTPGRILALARDKDLGLKNVRHFILDECDKMLESLDMRRDVQEIFKLTPHDKQVMMFSATLSKEIRPVCKKFMQDPMEIYVDDEAKLTLHGLVQHYIKLQETEKNRKLNDLLDALDFNQVVIFVKSVSRAAELNKLLVECNFPSICIHSGMSQEERLKRYKGFKEGKQRILVATDLVGRGIDIERVNIVINYDMPDSADTYLHRVGRAGRFGTKGLAITFVSSTADSEVLNQVQSRFEVDIKELPEQIDTSTYMPN; this is encoded by the exons ATGGATGTCATTTGTCAAGCAAAATCTGGGATGGGAAAGACTGCTGTTTTTGTTCTTTCTACACTTCAGCAAGTTGATCCTGTTCCTGGTCAAGTTGCAGCTCTTGTTCTTTGCCACACAAGAGAACTAGCTTATCAG ATTTGCCATGAATTTGAGAGATTCAGCACATATCTTTCTGATATAAAGGCTGCTGTTTTCTATGGTGGCGTCAATATCAAGGTTCACAAAGAATTGCTCAAGAATGAATGTCCTCATATTGTTGTTGGAACTCCTGGGAGGATTCTTGCTCTGGCTAGAGATAAGGACCTTGGTTTAAAGAACGTGAGGCATTTTATACTTGATGAGTGCGACAAGATGCTTGAATCACTTG ATATGAGAAGAGATGTCCAAGAGATTTTCAAATTGACCCCTCATGATAAACAAGTGATGATGTTTTCAGCTACACTTAGTAAAGAGATTCGACCCGTTTGCAAGAAATTTATGCAAGAT CCTATGGAAATCTATGTGGATGATGAGGCCAAGTTGACGCTTCATGGTCTTGTCCAG CACTACATCAAATTGCAAGAGACGGAGAAGAACCGGAAGTTAAATGATCTTCTTGATGCTCTGGACTTCAACCAAGTAGTTATTTTTGTCAAGAGTGTTAGCAGAGCTGCAGAGTTGAACAAATTGCTCGTGGAATGTAACTTCCCATCCATCTGCATACATTCTGGGATGTCACAGGAAGAGAG ATTGAAACGATACAAAGGCTTCAAGGAAGGGAAGCAAAGGATTCTCGTGGCAACTGACTTAGTAGGGAGGGGGATTGACATAGAACGCGTTAATATAGTTATTAATTATGACATGCCTGATTCTGCTGATACTTACTTGCACAGG GTGGGAAGAGCTGGTAGATTTGGCACGAAGGGGCTTGCAATTACTTTTGTCTCCTCCACTGCCGACTCTGAAGTTCTTAATCAG GTGCAATCTAGGTTTGAAGTTGATATTAAGGAGCTTCCTGAACAAATTGACACTTCGACATATA TGCCCAACTGA
- the LOC137818211 gene encoding DEAD-box ATP-dependent RNA helicase 15 isoform X1, with product MGELKDTETYEEELLDYEEEDEKAPDSAKPAESGKKGYVGIHSSGFRDFLLKPELLRAIVDSGFEHPSEVQHECIPQAILGMDVICQAKSGMGKTAVFVLSTLQQVDPVPGQVAALVLCHTRELAYQICHEFERFSTYLSDIKAAVFYGGVNIKVHKELLKNECPHIVVGTPGRILALARDKDLGLKNVRHFILDECDKMLESLDMRRDVQEIFKLTPHDKQVMMFSATLSKEIRPVCKKFMQDPMEIYVDDEAKLTLHGLVQHYIKLQETEKNRKLNDLLDALDFNQVVIFVKSVSRAAELNKLLVECNFPSICIHSGMSQEERLKRYKGFKEGKQRILVATDLVGRGIDIERVNIVINYDMPDSADTYLHRVGRAGRFGTKGLAITFVSSTADSEVLNQVQSRFEVDIKELPEQIDTSTYMPN from the exons ATGGGAGAATTGAAGGACACCGAGACTTACGAGGAAGAGCTCCTCGATTACGAAGAAGAAGACGAGAAAGCTCCCGATTCTGCCAAGCCTGCCGAATCTGGCAAGAA GGGTTATGTTGGCATCCATAGTTCGGGTTTTAGAGACTTCCTGTTGAAGCCAGAGCTTCTGCGAGCCATTGTAGATTCAGGATTTGAGCATCCTTCAGAAG TGCAACATGAATGCATCCCTCAAGCAATCTTAGGAATGGATGTCATTTGTCAAGCAAAATCTGGGATGGGAAAGACTGCTGTTTTTGTTCTTTCTACACTTCAGCAAGTTGATCCTGTTCCTGGTCAAGTTGCAGCTCTTGTTCTTTGCCACACAAGAGAACTAGCTTATCAG ATTTGCCATGAATTTGAGAGATTCAGCACATATCTTTCTGATATAAAGGCTGCTGTTTTCTATGGTGGCGTCAATATCAAGGTTCACAAAGAATTGCTCAAGAATGAATGTCCTCATATTGTTGTTGGAACTCCTGGGAGGATTCTTGCTCTGGCTAGAGATAAGGACCTTGGTTTAAAGAACGTGAGGCATTTTATACTTGATGAGTGCGACAAGATGCTTGAATCACTTG ATATGAGAAGAGATGTCCAAGAGATTTTCAAATTGACCCCTCATGATAAACAAGTGATGATGTTTTCAGCTACACTTAGTAAAGAGATTCGACCCGTTTGCAAGAAATTTATGCAAGAT CCTATGGAAATCTATGTGGATGATGAGGCCAAGTTGACGCTTCATGGTCTTGTCCAG CACTACATCAAATTGCAAGAGACGGAGAAGAACCGGAAGTTAAATGATCTTCTTGATGCTCTGGACTTCAACCAAGTAGTTATTTTTGTCAAGAGTGTTAGCAGAGCTGCAGAGTTGAACAAATTGCTCGTGGAATGTAACTTCCCATCCATCTGCATACATTCTGGGATGTCACAGGAAGAGAG ATTGAAACGATACAAAGGCTTCAAGGAAGGGAAGCAAAGGATTCTCGTGGCAACTGACTTAGTAGGGAGGGGGATTGACATAGAACGCGTTAATATAGTTATTAATTATGACATGCCTGATTCTGCTGATACTTACTTGCACAGG GTGGGAAGAGCTGGTAGATTTGGCACGAAGGGGCTTGCAATTACTTTTGTCTCCTCCACTGCCGACTCTGAAGTTCTTAATCAG GTGCAATCTAGGTTTGAAGTTGATATTAAGGAGCTTCCTGAACAAATTGACACTTCGACATATA TGCCCAACTGA